The Pseudodesulfovibrio sp. zrk46 genome contains a region encoding:
- a CDS encoding LL-diaminopimelate aminotransferase: MSDFKLADRLSTLPPYLFAAIDKAKAEVAAQGMDIISLGIGDPDLPTPDFIIDALYEGAKKSVNHQYPSYVGMMSYRQAVADWYKQRFNVDLNAETEVVSLIGSKEGIAHFPLAYINPGDLALIATPNYPVYGIATSFAGGEVEYLPLLEENDFLVDLDAISDDTWAKAKMIFVCYPNNPTAATATKDFYDRLIEKAKEFNVIVVSDAAYTEIYYDPSNKPISILECEGAKDVCIEFHSLSKTYNMTGWRIGMAVGNKDLIAGLGKIKENVDSGIFQAVQEAGIAALQKGEPYAEKFRAIYKERRDVVSAALTKVGIKHRVPDAAFYMWCNTPEGYTSSEFVTNVLKQTGVVLTPGQGFGAPGEGYFRISLTVNNDLLEEAVSRISKL; encoded by the coding sequence ATGTCTGATTTCAAGCTTGCCGACCGTCTTTCTACGCTGCCCCCATACCTTTTTGCAGCCATCGATAAGGCCAAGGCCGAAGTTGCCGCCCAGGGAATGGACATCATTAGCCTTGGCATCGGCGATCCTGATCTGCCGACCCCGGATTTCATCATAGACGCCCTGTACGAAGGTGCCAAGAAATCCGTTAACCATCAGTATCCTTCATATGTAGGTATGATGTCTTACCGTCAAGCTGTTGCCGATTGGTACAAACAACGCTTTAACGTGGACCTCAACGCCGAAACGGAGGTCGTTAGCCTGATCGGATCGAAAGAAGGCATCGCTCACTTCCCACTGGCGTATATAAATCCTGGCGACCTGGCTCTCATCGCCACTCCTAATTACCCGGTATACGGTATCGCCACTAGCTTTGCCGGCGGTGAAGTAGAGTACCTGCCGCTGCTAGAAGAAAATGACTTTCTTGTCGACCTGGATGCTATTTCCGACGACACCTGGGCCAAGGCAAAAATGATTTTCGTCTGCTATCCGAACAACCCAACAGCAGCGACCGCCACCAAAGACTTTTACGATCGTCTGATTGAAAAGGCAAAAGAGTTCAACGTAATAGTTGTCTCCGACGCCGCATACACTGAAATATACTACGATCCGTCCAACAAGCCCATTTCCATCTTGGAATGCGAAGGAGCCAAGGACGTATGCATTGAGTTCCACTCACTGTCCAAAACTTACAATATGACCGGATGGCGTATTGGAATGGCTGTGGGAAACAAAGACCTCATCGCAGGGCTTGGCAAGATCAAGGAAAACGTAGATTCTGGTATCTTCCAGGCCGTTCAGGAAGCTGGAATTGCTGCACTCCAGAAGGGAGAACCGTACGCCGAGAAATTTCGCGCAATCTACAAGGAGCGCCGAGACGTTGTTTCCGCCGCACTGACCAAAGTAGGCATCAAACACCGTGTTCCGGACGCTGCTTTCTATATGTGGTGCAACACTCCCGAAGGATACACCTCGTCCGAATTTGTCACCAACGTCCTGAAACAGACAGGCGTCGTGCTGACTCCCGGCCAGGGCTTCGGGGCCCCCGGGGAAGGCTATTTCCGCATTTCCCTGACCGTTAATAACGATCTGCTCGAGGAGGCGGTATCCAGGATATCGAAACTGTAA
- the folK gene encoding 2-amino-4-hydroxy-6-hydroxymethyldihydropteridine diphosphokinase, with protein sequence MLEEYGDEITLKSFSHTYLTEPQGEIKDQPWFTNQIIKLEIDAEIWAPSGFLSTCTAIEAKMGRQRQEPGGPRPLDMDIIAWGDLELESDFLTLPHPRAKERAFVLIPLKEVEPDFVFPDGTHIDEALNAIDYRMEDNKIWQD encoded by the coding sequence TTGTTAGAAGAATATGGCGACGAGATAACTCTGAAATCGTTTTCGCACACTTACCTGACTGAGCCTCAAGGGGAGATTAAAGATCAACCCTGGTTCACAAACCAGATAATCAAGCTGGAAATCGATGCAGAGATTTGGGCTCCTTCGGGATTCCTGTCTACCTGCACTGCTATTGAGGCCAAAATGGGGCGTCAAAGGCAGGAGCCAGGTGGCCCTAGGCCTTTGGATATGGATATCATTGCATGGGGTGACTTAGAGTTGGAAAGCGATTTCCTGACCCTGCCACACCCGCGCGCAAAAGAAAGGGCATTTGTCCTCATACCACTGAAAGAAGTAGAACCAGACTTCGTCTTTCCCGACGGAACACATATTGATGAGGCACTTAATGCCATCGATTACCGCATGGAAGACAATAAGATTTGGCAAGATTAA
- a CDS encoding transcriptional regulator: MLKFIVIGVALFLVYKLFMGDKKKREMEKTETTKKRAASGEMAKDPICGTYVEKDGSIRVKEGEKVHVFCSYECRDKYLKQLEATTVNEETE, translated from the coding sequence ATGCTGAAATTCATTGTCATCGGCGTAGCCTTATTTCTCGTCTACAAACTCTTCATGGGCGACAAGAAAAAACGAGAAATGGAAAAAACCGAAACGACCAAAAAAAGGGCGGCTTCCGGAGAAATGGCAAAAGACCCTATCTGCGGCACGTATGTCGAGAAGGACGGAAGCATTCGGGTTAAGGAAGGGGAGAAAGTACATGTCTTTTGCTCCTACGAATGCCGAGACAAATACCTCAAGCAACTTGAAGCGACCACAGTCAACGAAGAGACCGAATAG
- a CDS encoding tetratricopeptide repeat protein: MKKTIHIGFIPLLCTIFLFATTAFAQKQTLKFEEWLQKYGAWDQLEKEYSQEQDKDAPETILKRVKVYLNLNSPKEALEIVEMTPTFDDNATEANRLWLGGQAHRALGDLTKSVLWFTQAASHVENSNELSTLFRSEPGLEEIWKDVWLRMYWAHTANYSLSRDAQHGALAKIADIGMKVWGDKYWQKTVSIMNQDNSEESPSPIPPTQLNENGQPIQPFISQADTDLIVRALAATSLEKFKEAHQFVSEIQQAPVRFFWITVIQFIEDGQLPESLTPLIDSNYLKASAFWQGNLLAPYSTSRTSWLLGNPDSGPWTKFRNNILSMTPGEAAKSINNELGSMLISEQTATLLNNFKLALSLFTGDFINASSTWGQLEKRNLPLALQLAGIIQFKDSLNIVLPTEPSKSYVISPIFTALSGAAGHNITGNDEAPFWISAPQDKLIRLSQREYPIDKLLLLAYWQQQFDTKASPDLAKRAAYLFNGTAFGNESLLYLANHAVKSKHLQLGAFYLNSVKSDDLDKFNKMIWLDIKTRLELDAGRNASALTTFKKMHELGVDIPVMTRLRMALLFQQRRDFGAAKEQLLAMWSNKATMTTTLQAETLFWLGEGEQAQQNTEEALDYYLKLAWQYPQENIWALTAMYRASLIYEKRGKYDTAKRLLTTVVKRADRKEQREAAKARINAIDKKMGKPSSNQSSALVYPF; the protein is encoded by the coding sequence ATGAAAAAAACTATCCATATTGGCTTCATCCCCCTGCTGTGCACCATTTTTCTCTTTGCAACGACAGCATTTGCTCAAAAACAGACTCTAAAGTTCGAAGAATGGCTCCAAAAATACGGCGCATGGGATCAACTTGAGAAGGAATACTCTCAAGAGCAAGATAAAGATGCCCCAGAAACTATTCTCAAACGTGTTAAGGTCTATCTCAACCTCAATTCTCCAAAGGAAGCCCTTGAAATCGTAGAGATGACACCTACATTTGACGACAATGCTACTGAAGCAAATCGTCTATGGCTTGGCGGACAAGCCCACCGAGCCCTAGGAGACCTAACCAAGTCAGTCCTGTGGTTTACCCAAGCTGCATCACATGTGGAAAACAGCAATGAGTTAAGTACACTATTTAGGTCTGAACCAGGACTTGAAGAAATCTGGAAAGACGTATGGTTAAGGATGTACTGGGCACACACTGCGAACTACAGCCTGTCGCGAGATGCTCAACATGGTGCACTAGCTAAAATTGCTGATATTGGTATGAAAGTGTGGGGAGATAAATATTGGCAAAAAACGGTATCCATTATGAATCAAGATAATTCAGAAGAATCGCCCTCTCCAATTCCTCCAACACAACTGAATGAAAATGGACAGCCGATTCAGCCTTTCATTTCACAGGCTGATACGGACTTGATCGTAAGAGCTTTAGCTGCAACTTCACTTGAGAAATTCAAAGAAGCCCATCAGTTTGTGTCTGAAATCCAGCAGGCCCCAGTTCGCTTCTTCTGGATCACTGTCATCCAATTCATTGAAGATGGCCAACTCCCGGAATCACTTACACCTCTTATTGATAGTAACTACTTAAAAGCAAGTGCTTTTTGGCAGGGGAATTTACTAGCCCCCTACTCTACTTCTCGCACTAGTTGGCTTCTGGGCAATCCAGACTCCGGCCCCTGGACTAAATTCCGCAACAACATTCTTTCCATGACTCCTGGTGAAGCTGCCAAATCAATTAATAATGAACTTGGCTCCATGTTGATCTCAGAGCAAACAGCAACCTTATTAAACAATTTCAAACTGGCACTTTCCTTGTTTACCGGTGATTTTATCAACGCTTCCTCCACGTGGGGTCAACTTGAAAAGCGAAATCTTCCCTTAGCGTTACAACTTGCTGGTATCATTCAGTTCAAGGATAGCTTGAACATTGTCCTTCCGACAGAACCAAGCAAGTCATATGTTATTTCTCCCATTTTCACGGCTCTTTCTGGTGCTGCAGGACACAATATAACCGGAAACGATGAAGCGCCTTTCTGGATCAGTGCACCGCAAGACAAACTTATAAGACTTTCACAGAGGGAGTACCCGATAGACAAACTACTACTGCTCGCCTACTGGCAACAGCAATTCGACACCAAGGCTTCACCTGACTTGGCCAAACGAGCAGCTTATCTTTTCAATGGAACGGCCTTTGGTAATGAAAGCCTGCTTTATCTCGCCAACCATGCAGTTAAAAGTAAGCATCTACAACTTGGAGCATTTTATCTCAATTCTGTGAAAAGCGACGATTTGGACAAATTCAACAAAATGATCTGGCTTGACATTAAGACACGATTGGAGTTGGACGCCGGTCGAAATGCTAGTGCATTAACAACATTTAAGAAAATGCATGAACTCGGCGTAGACATCCCCGTCATGACCAGGCTTCGTATGGCCTTACTTTTTCAGCAGCGTCGCGATTTTGGTGCAGCTAAAGAGCAATTGCTCGCCATGTGGTCTAACAAGGCCACTATGACTACAACCTTGCAAGCAGAGACTCTCTTCTGGCTGGGCGAAGGGGAGCAGGCTCAGCAGAATACTGAAGAGGCTTTAGATTATTATCTCAAGCTCGCATGGCAATATCCACAAGAGAATATATGGGCTCTAACAGCCATGTATCGAGCCTCTCTTATATATGAAAAACGAGGCAAATACGACACAGCTAAAAGACTACTAACAACTGTAGTCAAACGTGCAGATCGTAAAGAACAACGTGAGGCAGCCAAGGCCCGCATCAATGCAATTGATAAAAAGATGGGTAAGCCCTCATCAAATCAAAGCTCGGCATTAGTGTACCCATTCTAA
- a CDS encoding cache domain-containing protein — MSQLNVYNALAIILLLLPLVCPKQSDAASSFGTRQSLELVVTVTAVGLGGVLEGEKSHIKQIEVVSKYISPIRFFSDSSGYFFVYDDKGTCVAHATQPKLIGRNLYDLQDENGQYVIREILSVGNSGGGFIEYNWKKPDSNETHDKVVYVAPIPGTRLFIGSGIYFSSLNH; from the coding sequence ATGTCCCAATTGAATGTGTATAATGCTTTAGCAATTATCCTGCTGTTGCTCCCACTTGTTTGCCCAAAGCAATCAGACGCTGCTTCTTCATTTGGCACTAGGCAGTCATTGGAGCTTGTTGTTACGGTGACAGCAGTTGGGCTGGGAGGGGTATTAGAAGGCGAGAAGTCCCATATAAAGCAAATAGAAGTTGTTTCTAAGTATATTAGCCCGATTCGTTTCTTTTCAGACTCATCTGGGTATTTCTTTGTTTATGACGACAAAGGCACCTGTGTTGCGCACGCTACTCAACCCAAACTTATTGGTCGCAATTTATATGACTTGCAGGATGAAAATGGGCAGTATGTGATTAGGGAGATCCTTTCTGTTGGGAATAGCGGAGGAGGATTTATTGAGTACAACTGGAAAAAACCGGATTCAAATGAAACTCATGACAAGGTGGTTTATGTAGCCCCGATACCAGGGACGAGATTGTTCATTGGATCAGGTATTTATTTTTCGAGTCTTAATCACTAA
- the secG gene encoding preprotein translocase subunit SecG produces the protein METLVIVIHVIACVFLIGAVMLQSGHEGMGVIFGGGSSTMFGSTGAGGLLVKVTAGLATVFLVTSLTYNVLTGNKVTDQNSLMLQGEGVVQPIVPADQQKPGVQFKDTGDDAKSE, from the coding sequence TTGGAAACTTTAGTAATTGTGATTCATGTTATCGCTTGCGTTTTCTTGATCGGTGCTGTAATGCTTCAGTCCGGTCACGAAGGGATGGGAGTCATTTTCGGAGGCGGAAGTTCTACCATGTTTGGTAGTACCGGTGCCGGAGGACTTCTCGTCAAGGTCACTGCAGGCTTGGCTACTGTTTTCCTTGTGACTTCCCTGACCTACAATGTCCTGACTGGTAACAAGGTCACTGATCAGAATTCCCTGATGCTGCAAGGTGAAGGTGTGGTTCAGCCGATAGTTCCTGCAGACCAGCAGAAGCCGGGTGTTCAGTTCAAGGATACTGGAGACGACGCCAAGAGCGAATAG
- the tpiA gene encoding triose-phosphate isomerase, whose protein sequence is MKKLMAANWKMFKTWDEARATAQELVDLAAAKLPGDREVLVFPQFTALKGVADVFQGIDGFSVGGQDYYIKEEGAYTGEISPKMLESVGAVYGLTGHSERRHVLGEDDEYIGAKTSYGLESGLKVVFCIGEKIEDRKAGRVEEVLEHQIRVGLKNVPINIDPENLSIAYEPVWAIGTGEVAGPEEILEAHAFTRKILISIFGEKANEMRVLYGGSVKPANCAEIIALDNVDGVLVGGASLEGESFSQIVLA, encoded by the coding sequence ATGAAAAAATTGATGGCTGCGAACTGGAAGATGTTTAAGACTTGGGATGAAGCTCGGGCTACAGCACAAGAACTGGTTGACTTGGCTGCTGCCAAGTTGCCTGGAGATCGCGAGGTGCTTGTATTCCCTCAATTCACAGCTCTTAAAGGAGTAGCTGACGTCTTCCAAGGTATTGATGGTTTCTCGGTCGGCGGGCAGGATTATTACATAAAGGAAGAGGGCGCTTATACTGGTGAGATCTCTCCGAAGATGCTTGAGTCTGTGGGGGCCGTGTATGGGCTGACTGGCCACTCAGAACGTCGACATGTCCTTGGCGAGGATGATGAGTATATTGGGGCAAAGACGTCTTATGGTTTAGAGTCCGGTCTTAAGGTTGTCTTCTGCATTGGTGAAAAGATCGAGGATCGAAAGGCTGGGCGTGTTGAAGAGGTGCTAGAGCATCAGATACGTGTTGGCTTAAAGAATGTTCCGATCAATATCGATCCGGAAAATCTGAGTATTGCTTATGAACCTGTTTGGGCGATTGGTACCGGGGAAGTCGCTGGTCCAGAAGAAATATTGGAAGCTCATGCTTTTACTAGAAAAATTCTTATTTCAATCTTTGGAGAAAAGGCTAATGAAATGAGAGTGTTATACGGTGGAAGTGTGAAGCCTGCTAATTGCGCAGAGATTATTGCGCTTGACAATGTCGACGGAGTATTGGTAGGAGGCGCGAGCTTGGAGGGCGAAAGCTTTTCTCAGATTGTTTTAGCCTGA
- a CDS encoding phosphoglycerate kinase — protein sequence MKFIDQIDIQGKKLLFRVDFNVPQDETGAITDDNRIQAALPTLKYALEKGASVILCAHLGKPKGKVVQELTLAPVAQRTSQLLGVDVPLAPNTVGREALEMAASLKPGQVMMLENLRFNPEETGKTQEDRGDFGSKLASMADIYVNDAFGVAHRVNSSVVDVPKHAKMCCGGFLLKKEVEFLGDALADPRRPYVCVSGGAKVSTKLGILNNLLGKVDDIIIGGAMANTFLLAKGLNVGKSLVEEELVDAARNIIEKSEKMGSKLHLPTDFKYAATHTATEPDGVCDADSIPAEAMVLDIGPESAKDFVAVLKRSKTIVWNGPMGLFETPAFAEASFDVCRAIAEMDDAVSIVGGGDTDAVVHLLHLADKFSFISTGGGSFLEFLEGKELPAFKALKECNR from the coding sequence ATGAAATTTATTGATCAAATTGACATTCAAGGTAAGAAACTCTTATTCCGTGTGGATTTTAACGTCCCTCAGGATGAAACTGGTGCTATTACGGACGATAACCGTATTCAGGCGGCACTTCCTACTCTGAAGTATGCGTTGGAGAAAGGGGCTTCAGTTATATTGTGTGCACATCTTGGCAAACCTAAGGGGAAAGTTGTGCAGGAGTTGACATTAGCTCCAGTTGCCCAAAGAACTTCTCAGCTTCTCGGTGTTGACGTTCCTCTTGCCCCAAACACTGTAGGGAGAGAGGCTTTGGAGATGGCTGCATCATTAAAACCTGGCCAAGTTATGATGTTGGAAAATCTACGCTTTAATCCTGAGGAGACTGGTAAGACTCAAGAGGATCGAGGAGATTTTGGAAGCAAGCTGGCATCCATGGCTGACATCTATGTAAATGATGCTTTTGGGGTGGCGCATCGAGTTAATTCTTCTGTGGTGGATGTACCGAAGCATGCCAAAATGTGTTGTGGTGGTTTTCTTTTAAAGAAGGAAGTTGAATTTCTTGGTGACGCTCTTGCTGATCCTAGACGACCTTATGTCTGTGTGTCGGGCGGGGCAAAAGTTTCCACCAAGCTAGGAATATTGAATAACCTTCTTGGAAAAGTAGATGACATCATCATCGGCGGAGCCATGGCTAACACTTTCCTTCTCGCAAAAGGCTTGAATGTTGGCAAATCTCTGGTTGAAGAAGAGTTAGTGGACGCTGCTCGCAATATTATAGAGAAGTCAGAGAAGATGGGATCCAAGTTGCATTTGCCAACTGACTTCAAGTATGCAGCTACGCATACCGCCACTGAACCTGATGGTGTATGCGATGCAGATAGTATTCCTGCAGAAGCTATGGTTCTTGATATTGGACCAGAGTCAGCGAAGGACTTTGTTGCTGTACTTAAGCGTTCTAAAACGATTGTCTGGAATGGCCCTATGGGGCTTTTTGAGACACCGGCATTCGCAGAGGCTTCGTTTGATGTATGTCGAGCTATAGCTGAGATGGACGATGCTGTGAGTATCGTTGGGGGCGGCGATACAGATGCGGTGGTTCATTTGTTACACCTTGCAGATAAATTTAGTTTTATATCTACCGGTGGTGGGTCTTTCCTTGAATTTCTTGAAGGAAAAGAATTGCCTGCATTTAAGGCATTAAAGGAGTGCAACCGATGA
- the rimI gene encoding ribosomal protein S18-alanine N-acetyltransferase translates to MSGQVIQLKASDLDDLIKLEKSCFDYHWSRDQFLMGLERGVFKILGVREDARLVGYIAISLIEDEMEILNLAVHTDYRKRGLAKALLKRAFEICTKKGIVKSFLDVKISNTPAIDLYKKFGYVQVGVRKRYYPDTKEDALLFRCDFATG, encoded by the coding sequence ATGTCTGGTCAGGTGATACAACTGAAGGCTTCAGACTTGGATGATCTAATAAAACTGGAGAAATCTTGTTTTGATTACCATTGGAGTCGTGATCAGTTTCTTATGGGCCTTGAGAGGGGCGTGTTTAAGATCCTCGGCGTTCGTGAAGATGCCCGTCTTGTCGGGTATATTGCGATTTCTCTAATCGAGGATGAAATGGAAATTCTCAATCTAGCTGTTCATACTGATTACCGAAAGCGAGGTTTGGCCAAGGCCCTTTTGAAACGTGCTTTTGAGATTTGTACTAAGAAGGGAATTGTAAAGAGTTTTCTAGATGTAAAGATATCAAACACTCCGGCCATAGATTTGTATAAAAAATTTGGATATGTGCAAGTTGGTGTTCGAAAGAGGTATTATCCAGATACCAAAGAGGATGCTTTGTTATTCCGATGTGATTTTGCTACAGGCTAA
- a CDS encoding NUDIX domain-containing protein, translated as MTIITKNTSKKIDSTEFIEIVDDNNRPLAVLPKDLVHRQMLKHRSVQILIFNPKKKIFLQKRTKNKSFYPNRWDVSARTHPLIGESSLDAAQRILRTKLQLEVESPQLIRSLPACPETGFEHVTIFSIPKNTQSIIPNENEVSEGYYFSREELTCLVKEFRELLTPNLVTLWEAGLLTA; from the coding sequence ATGACTATTATTACTAAAAATACTTCAAAAAAAATTGACAGCACCGAGTTCATTGAGATTGTGGACGACAACAACCGCCCTTTGGCAGTCCTTCCCAAAGACCTGGTTCACCGCCAGATGCTGAAACATAGGTCTGTACAGATCCTTATCTTCAATCCAAAGAAAAAAATCTTCTTGCAAAAAAGAACAAAAAATAAAAGCTTTTACCCAAATCGTTGGGATGTGTCAGCTCGTACTCACCCCTTGATTGGAGAGTCCTCTCTCGATGCAGCTCAACGTATTCTACGAACCAAACTTCAACTAGAAGTTGAAAGCCCTCAATTAATCCGATCTCTTCCCGCTTGCCCTGAAACAGGCTTCGAGCATGTCACTATTTTTTCAATTCCCAAAAACACTCAATCAATCATCCCTAATGAAAACGAAGTGTCTGAAGGATACTACTTTTCAAGAGAGGAACTAACCTGTCTTGTCAAAGAATTTAGAGAATTACTTACGCCCAACCTAGTAACTTTGTGGGAAGCAGGCCTACTGACGGCTTAA
- a CDS encoding inositol monophosphatase family protein produces the protein MALYNEKKFCDDLVYILGKAGNIVIDASTQAKKVRHKGRIDLVTETDIAVEEMLKEELSRLLPGSDFLAEESAKDTPLGEFTWIIDPVDGTTNFAHGLPMVATSVGLWHNNRVVLGLVNLPLMGELFFAVEGHGAFLNEKPIRVSRVTTMEEALLATGFPYAIDDHLDTILKQLKSLLPITQGIRRPGAAALDLAYVACGRYDGFYESALNPWDTAAGILLIQEAGGMVSEYESGEPYSFESKSIMATNGLIHKELSCLLCRV, from the coding sequence ATGGCTTTATACAATGAGAAAAAGTTCTGTGATGATCTTGTATATATATTAGGTAAAGCAGGAAATATTGTAATCGATGCATCCACGCAGGCTAAGAAAGTTAGGCATAAGGGAAGAATCGATCTAGTTACTGAGACAGATATTGCTGTTGAAGAAATGCTTAAAGAAGAGTTGTCCCGCCTGTTGCCTGGCTCTGACTTTCTTGCAGAGGAGTCCGCCAAGGATACCCCCTTAGGAGAATTCACTTGGATTATAGACCCCGTTGATGGCACAACGAATTTTGCACATGGTCTACCCATGGTCGCCACTTCGGTAGGGCTATGGCACAACAATCGTGTAGTGTTAGGGCTTGTTAATTTGCCTCTGATGGGGGAGTTGTTTTTTGCAGTCGAAGGCCATGGAGCTTTTTTGAATGAAAAACCGATTCGGGTATCCCGAGTGACGACTATGGAGGAGGCTTTGTTGGCAACAGGGTTTCCGTATGCAATTGATGACCACCTAGACACGATTCTTAAGCAATTAAAATCGTTGCTTCCAATCACTCAGGGGATTCGTAGACCGGGGGCTGCGGCACTTGATTTGGCATACGTTGCATGTGGAAGGTATGATGGTTTTTACGAAAGTGCGCTTAATCCGTGGGACACTGCAGCAGGTATATTGCTAATTCAAGAAGCTGGAGGGATGGTTTCTGAGTATGAGTCGGGAGAGCCATACTCATTTGAATCTAAGTCCATCATGGCTACCAATGGATTAATTCATAAAGAACTCAGTTGTTTGCTTTGTAGGGTTTAA
- a CDS encoding DUF6485 family protein, which produces MKKKDQCPRAKINEQYCTCTYSCDKHGICCECLHYHRQRGELPGCYFTKEEERTYNRSVEFFIQRRA; this is translated from the coding sequence ATGAAAAAGAAGGATCAGTGTCCTAGGGCGAAAATCAACGAGCAATACTGTACCTGTACTTACAGTTGCGATAAGCACGGCATTTGCTGTGAGTGTCTTCATTACCATCGTCAGCGTGGTGAATTGCCGGGGTGTTATTTTACAAAAGAAGAAGAACGGACCTACAATCGATCTGTTGAGTTCTTTATTCAGCGGAGGGCTTAG
- the gcvT gene encoding glycine cleavage system aminomethyltransferase GcvT, translated as MTDLEITPLTQWHRDNGAKMAPFAGFDMPVQYKGIIVEHKHTRTKAGIFDISHMGEFALAGEGAKDALNKIVSHDLETLAPGKCRYGFLLNESGGINDDLIIYCLAQDEYMLVVNGACREKDFKHIQANLPESILLTDISDQTAKIDVQGPESLDVINDLMNEKWNHLKYFNFETTEKLGFSMIISRTGYTGELGYELYLPADNALEIWEKLATDERTEPIGLGARDTLRLEIGYPLYGQDLDEKHTPKEAGAGFFLKKETDYIGKAGLAEVKESLIALSIEGRRTPRHHDEVLLSSGEKTGTITSGSFAPSLGHCVALAYVKANDADNDTFIIKTARTELEAKKVSLPFYTEGSARMKVD; from the coding sequence ATGACTGATCTGGAAATAACACCTCTGACTCAATGGCATCGTGATAATGGTGCCAAAATGGCTCCTTTCGCTGGATTCGATATGCCTGTGCAGTACAAAGGCATCATAGTTGAGCACAAACATACTCGCACCAAAGCCGGAATCTTCGACATCTCCCACATGGGGGAGTTCGCTCTTGCAGGAGAAGGGGCTAAAGACGCGCTAAATAAAATTGTTAGCCATGACCTCGAAACGTTAGCTCCTGGCAAATGCCGATACGGCTTTCTGCTCAACGAATCCGGTGGCATTAACGACGATCTCATCATCTATTGTTTAGCACAAGATGAATACATGCTCGTGGTAAACGGTGCATGTCGCGAAAAAGATTTCAAACATATTCAGGCAAACTTACCTGAATCAATCCTGCTCACTGACATCAGTGATCAGACTGCCAAGATCGATGTGCAAGGTCCTGAAAGCCTCGACGTGATCAACGACCTCATGAATGAAAAATGGAATCACTTAAAATACTTTAACTTTGAAACAACCGAAAAACTCGGCTTCTCCATGATTATCAGTCGAACAGGCTACACTGGAGAATTGGGATATGAGCTGTACCTCCCCGCAGATAATGCCCTCGAGATTTGGGAAAAACTCGCGACTGACGAAAGGACCGAACCTATTGGTTTAGGTGCACGTGATACTTTGCGCCTTGAAATAGGCTATCCTCTTTACGGCCAGGACCTTGATGAAAAACACACTCCCAAAGAAGCTGGTGCGGGATTCTTCCTTAAGAAGGAAACTGACTACATAGGCAAGGCTGGCTTGGCTGAAGTAAAAGAATCTCTTATTGCCCTTTCCATCGAAGGCCGCCGAACCCCACGCCATCACGACGAAGTTCTGCTCTCATCAGGGGAAAAGACAGGCACAATTACTAGCGGCTCTTTCGCTCCTAGCCTTGGGCACTGCGTTGCTTTAGCTTACGTCAAAGCCAATGATGCGGATAACGATACATTCATCATTAAAACAGCTCGAACTGAACTGGAAGCAAAGAAAGTGTCCCTGCCCTTCTACACCGAAGGCTCTGCACGTATGAAAGTTGATTAA